Below is a genomic region from Rosa chinensis cultivar Old Blush chromosome 5, RchiOBHm-V2, whole genome shotgun sequence.
ATATGAATTGCAGTCTCACGAGTCTGGGAGTCACTCACTATCTTAAACAAGTGGCTTCATGCCTTCAGCCTAACCTATCTAGGTTGAAAATTAGGGCATAATCAAATAAAATCACAAAGCAAATCAGGAACTCTCGGCAAGAAATTAAATCAAACTCTCTTTGATAAAATTCATTATTGATTGTGGTTCTCTCTCATCGTAAACTGTCATCAGTAGCAATGATTACGCTTGAGGGGTGCGATTCTATTCCATACTGTTGGAGTAAACTGGCGCTAAATTATAAGGCTGCACAATATATCAAAGTCTGGATGGTTCTGAACTGCTTTCCCTTCAATGACCTGGAAAAGTCCGTAAGTCTTTGCTGTCAATTGCAACTTCAGGAAGGTGAGAAGTAAAAGAAGGAAAAGTAAAGAAAACGCGTCTACTTAGCACCACGCCATTTACTTTCTTACACTTTTCTTTTTGTCAAGTTACTTTCTTACACTTACAGGGCAGTTTCTCAAGTCCACACTTTGGCAGAGTAAATTCCTGCACGCTTTCTTGTTACCATGGACCACTTTCCACACCCTGGCCAGTCAAAAACCAAAAGTCGAAGAAGGACATAGCTCCACACCAACTGCTTAACAAACGTAATTGTAGGACCGTGTTTGCCATGTTTTCAATACtagtcttcatttttttttttggtaagcaTATTACTATATTAGTCTTCATTTTGAGAATTCACTACTCACTAGGATATCGTGGAACTAGTATATATACACCACCTTATTTTCTGAGATTGTCCTAAATTCCTGTGGGGAAGGATCTTAATTTACACCGATTCTTAACCATGTTTGGTGCTGCATGGGACCATAAAGTAGGATTATCAAAATAGTGATATTTAATGCTGTTGTATTGCATTGGGTTATAATACATTTTATAATACTAATTATTATAAAAACCACagctcaaagttgaaaaatagggtgtttttatatattttcttttagccTGATTTgggtagttaaaaaaaaaaaagattacagTTTGAATACGGATTTTAAGATTAAATTTgaaacaaagaggaaggaaCTTCCCACGGCAGCTAAAAAATGTGAACTCCAAGCCACAATGAAGATTCATTAAAAACCCTACTTTCAAAAGATTTACAAGTCACTACCATCAATTTGATAAGACAATTTATTAGTTACAAACCTACAAATCCACAAGTTCACGGACAAATGAACTATGATCAAATGGAAGTCTACGCCTAGGCCCACAACTTTAGGAaggtgagaagaaaaagaaggaaaagtaAAGAAAACGCGTCTAATTGTCACTAcgcggttctctctctctctcctccataaTTTACTTTCCTACACTCTCTGGCCATTCACTCTTCATTTTTGAGAGTGGTTTCCTCTGCAACtgctttcattttctcttccaGTTTTCAATGGCTTTGAGCACCCACAGAGCCTCCTCATCTCTTGCTTGGGCTGAACCACCTCCCCGTTGGAATTACGATATTTTCTTGAGTTTCAGGGGTGAAGACACCCGCACGGGTTTCGTCTCCCATTTATACCACGAGCTGCAGTACCGGCAAGTATTCAAGACTTTCAAGGACGACCGAGTGCTTGAACTCGGAGATATTATCTCTCTGGAGCTCTTGAGggcaatcgaacaatcacatcTCGCCATCGTTGTTCTCTCACCCAACTATGCTTCTTCCActtggtgcttggatgaactttCCAAAATTATCGAGTCCATGGAAACCGAaagtaagagaaagagaattcTGCCGGTTTTCTTTAATGTGGAACCATCCGACGTTCGAAATCAGACAAAGAGCTTTGATGAAGCCTTTGCTAAGCATGAAGCAAAGTTCGGTAAGGACtcagagaaggtgaagaagtggAGAGCAGCTTTAAGAGAAGTGGCAGGTCTCACCGGATGTGATTTAAAGGATAAGTAAACACTATATGCAACTTCATCCCCTTCtttttgtcttttaaatttAGACTTGTTctattatatatgtattattAGCTTGATGATTGTCTCTTTTTCTGTTAGATCTGAAAGTAAGCTTATAGAAGTCATCGTCAAAAGTGTGCGGGAGAAAGTGCTTCCTACGATCACATTGTCAGATTCCGGAGAAAAGTTAGTCGGAATTGAATTTAGACTTAGGCAAATGGGTTTGCTTTTAGCTCCTGAGGAAAAGGATGTTCGATTTATAGGAATATGGGGTATGGGTGGAGTGGGTAAGACTACCCTTGCTGAGCTAGTATATAAGAGATTTGCTCATGATTTTGATGTGGCGGAGTTTCTTGATGTCAGGAATAATCATGGTCAACTAGTCAATCTTCAAAAACAGATTCTTTTCCCAGTCTTGAAGGAAAATGTTTCACAAGTTTGGGATGTTCGTAGGGGAAAGAATTTCATTAGACAATGCATGTCTAATAAAAAGGTCCTTCTTGTTGTTGATGATGTTGATAGCTGCTGTGACCTCCTAGAAAAAGTGGCTGGAGATGAATCTTGGTTTGGCGATGCAAGCAGAATCATTGTTACAACTAGAGATAAACGTGTGCTCGTCGAGAATGATATAAAACTATCAGTTGGGCTAGTGGGGCTAAATGTCCATGATGCTCTTGAGCTCTTTACTCACAGTGCCTTCAAAAAAGATCAGCCCGAGGAAGGGTTTTCAGAGCTGTCCAAGTGTTTCATAGATTATGCCGAAGGGCTTCCGTTAGCTCttataattcttggaaaatctTTGTACAAAAGAGATCTAGAGACATGGAGAAGTGCATTGGAGATACTAAAGAGAATTCCTAATCGGACAATTTTGGATTCGCTCAAATTAAGTTATGATGCGCTGGATGATTTGCAACAGAAGATTTTCTTGGACATTGCATTCTTCTACAAGGGGATGGAAGAGGGGCGAGTTAATCAAATGCTAGAATATTGTAATGGCTTTAATTGTCTTTTTGTGACAGAGGTTCTCATCGAGAAATCTCTGATAACTATTGAGCTGCGTCCCGACTTTATTGAGATGCAGTACGCCGACAGGGTTGGGATGCATGGTTGGGGACACTACAAGGTTGAGATGCATGGTTTGGTACAAGAAATGGCACGGAGAATTGTTCGTGAAGAGTCTGAAGAACCCGGTCTTCGCAGCCGTTTGTGTAATCGTGATGACATCTTTGATGTATTCACGAGAAATACGGTAAGAAGTTATATAGATAAATTAAagtttaaatttaaaaataaaaattacattTGTTTTAGCATTTTTTATATTAGACTTGAGTGGAATTAACTATTCCTTTATTGTGAACTAATGTCAGGGAACAGACGCAATCAGAGGCATCCGCTTATGTTTACCTAGTTTAGAAGAGGCAGGTTCAAGTTGGAACATTGAATCCTTCTCTAGGATGCCCAAACTGATGTTTCTTGAATTTGATAATTTAATAATTGGTTCAGACCCcaaattcctcccaaattcCTTGAGAATTCTCATATGGAATTGGTATCCTTCCGAATCTCTTCCAGCTAGTTTCCGGCCAAATAGTCTTGGTGAACTGAAGATGCAAAGAAGCAATCTTGTCCGGCTTTGGGATGAAAGACAGGTAACAACGTTGATAATGTTTTCTACTTCAAAATATAATTTTAGGTTTTCCAAAGGTAATTATTTGTTCCATGCATTGTACAGGACTTGCCTAACTTGAAATGTATGGATCTTAGTGAGTCCAAAAACTTGAAGGAGACCCCAGATTTCACAGGTATTCCGAATCTTGAGGAGTTGAATCTTACAAATTGTGACAGTTTGGTTGAGGTCCACCCATCCATTGCAGTCAACAAAAAGCTTAAACGGCTGATACTCGAGCAATGTAAAAATGTCAACAGTTTACCAAGTAAGATTGAAATGGATTCTCTCGAGGTTCTCAACCTTGCTTACTGCTCAAAAGTAAAGATTCCAGAATTTGGAGAAGGGATGAAAAATTTGTCAATCCTTCTCGCACCTGGGACCGCCACTGAGGAACTGACTTCATCTATTGAACATCTGGTTGGCCTAACTAGACTGAACATATCTGATAGCAAAAGTCTCCAGAGTCTTCCGGGTACCGCAATTTTTAAACTGAAGTCTCTTGAAGAACTCTGTATGGGAAAGTGCCCAAAAATTGTAGAAAATACGGGGGAGACAGGGTGTTTGAAGCTTCGCATGTCCAAGGGTTTATTTAAAAGAGAGAGTCCAGAGCGTGCGTGCTTGGCGTTGCCATGTCCAAGGGCTTTACCGTCTTTGCGTTGGTTAGATCTACATGATTGTAATCTTTGTCGAGGAGTTATCCCCAACGATATTGTCTACTGCTTGCCGTCTCTAGAAGGCTTGAATCTTGCTGGAAATAATTTTGTTAGTCTTCCTGCGAGCATTAAATGCCTTTCTAAGCTTCGGTTCATTAATTTATCGAGGTGCAAATGGCTTAAACAATTACCGGATCTCCCATCGAATGAGCGATTAGCTGTATGGGCAGACAATTGTGATTCCTTAAAAATGCTGTCAGAACCATTACAGCGGGTCAGATTCCCCAAATTGCAGAGATTTTGTTTAATAACTGTCAATTGCTTTGGATGTCAATCAGGCTTCAATAGTGAAATATTTTCAATGCTAAGGAGATTGGCCGCTgaggtactctctctctctctctctctctctctctctctctcacacatatatatatatatatatattaaacatGTATGATTATTCCTTTGGTATAGGGGATCCCTCGATATTGTTTTGATGATTATACGAATTTAAGTTTTCGAAGTAAAATTTGCAAGTGGTTCGATATTTAAAGCGAGGGAGATTCATTGACTGTGAAGCAGCCTCTGGATCGGGAATCAAGTAGCTCAGAGTGGATCGgcattgtgttttgtgttgtttttgccGATCTGAGAGATCCTGCCACTATTGAGTTCTCTATTGCATGTGAGAGATGGTCCCATGAGCGTATAGAAGACCCAAGGCATATGATGGGAGATCATCTTTGGGTGATTTTCATGCCTCGCCGTGAAAGCCTGGATACCACAAGCTACTCTATTAGGTTCAATCGTTCGATTAAGGAGATTCCATGCCCGAATGGTGTGAAGAGGTGTGGGGCCCGATTGTTGTACGAGCAAGATTTGAAAAGCCTCCTCCTCGAATCTCCAACAAACATCTTAAAGCGGAGTCGTGAATATTGTGACTCGGAGGAGATAAGAGGCAGGGGAAGGTCCAAATGTAATTGCAAGTGGTAGCCCTAACAAAGAATCATTTTTCAAAAGACTCAAGGCATGAATACTAATCGATCTATAGGGAGGTATGTTTTTGTGACCATTTAATGTCTACATATGTAGGTTGCATTTAGTCCCCCTAATTTATATTTGTGTATCCGTATATAAAAGGTTCATCAATTAGTGAAGCCCTAGGTTTGAGATTGTCTTTATATGTGGCTCAAACatccaaaataaataaacttgtgtattttttttaaaaaaaagttgtgtaaaTTGTGCTAACAATACCATTTGAGTAATTGTTATGTTGAACATGTTTTTCCTCATTGACAAACTTATTCTCATTTACAAGaactttgttttgtttcagaaaGAATATATTTGATTGGTATGTATTTATCCATGCATGTAAGCCCATGTCGCAAGGGTTCCCTACATTGGTTTAAGTATTCTTAATGTATGGACAGTCTACCCAAAACATCGTTGTCCTATAATAGAAAAGTTGTATACAAAATTGAATGGAGTCTTATTATCCAATAGTTGAGATTCATCACTCCCATATTCAAGGTTGATCATGCTACAACCAACATACTAACAATGTGATGACATTAATTCAAGTTGTGATTAGTTttcactttatttttttatcttttgtcaAGTATTATTAGTTTATACTGTATAGCAAAGAGTATTTATAACTTATGAGATGTGGAAAATACGTTTGACTCTAACGAGTTGTATTCATCTTATGCTATAGGAACTACCCCTTTCTTGTTCTGATTCTCGTACAGCTGGGCTGCTAGTGATCTCTTTGGCAACAATGGTCTTCCGCTATTCTTCCTTCGGAGTACTTGACAAGCACATCTTGCCTCCGTTACGATGCCATGTTGGTGTTGTGAAGACGAGGCTGATCAAGGTGTTGCTTCGATTGGTTTGAGATTTCTCTTCCATATTCCTTTTCATTTGTTGTCCTCATTCCTTCTACTGCTCAAATTCATTCCTACCAATAGTAAATTATTGTTGCAATTTTTAGTGTCCCGTAAATTAATTTTCTAAGAGTAATGAGTCGAAGACTAGAAGTTGAAGTCTAAAACCATGAACCAATTCATTACTTTCTACGTTCTCTTCCACGAAATGTTAATGCATATTGCCCTAGAGATATCATTACTTTCTATGTTCTCTTTCACGAGTTGTATTCATCTTACTGTTTATATCGTTCCTCTTTTATTAATGCAATATGTAGATCATTCCATTTTGTCTCTGTATTTCTAGAATTCTGTTTTCTGCTAGCAACAAAATATGGAAAATGATAGTACTGTGGCTTAGGACAAAAGGCAGGGTTGAGGGAGCATAGCAGCTGCGTACTCTGCTGCACCCCCTGAACTGTAGGAAGgggcaaaaacataaatataacTACTGATCTTGAATGTATTTTGTAGTTCTACTGAGGCATTTCAAGGTCTAGTCTTTGGTCGAGTGCTTCTTGTTTCTAGTAATCTTAAAATGCGTCTGTATGGCCAAATTTGTTGTGTTCATATTCTTGTCTTCATGCTTAATAATGTGTAATGTGTTGATTCAAGTCCGACTTCTTAGACCTTAGAAGTTTTGTTTGTCTAGAAATTTTTCAGAAACTTCATTGAAGTGTGACATGATAACAGAAAGTCTTGCAACCTCCCAACTATGAGGTTTTGACTTTACGTGATACCTCCATTAATGGTGTTTTTCCTTCTCTAAGTTTAGCCCAGTTCTGTATCGATGAGCATCTCCAATGGTTTTGTTATTTGGCtttggtcaaatttgaatttgacatatgacatgGCAAATTTGATATAGCAACATTTTGACAATTTTTAGCTCCAATggagatgtcaaatttgaatattactttaatatataaaattctatttatgttgtttttccttcttttttttcttgtaatctaagatcatacaatgaatgctTCCATTTAAGAAACGCATGAAGAGATTATGAGAAAAGAGATGCAATTGAGATTATGAGAATATATCAAGATGGAATACATAGCAGGAAACAGAAACAGAATCAGCAAAAAAAATAGCAGTCAACTAGCAACAAACAGAAACAGCTTGAATTTGATAGCAACAAACGGATACAAACTGATATATAGCAACAAACTGAAGGaaactctgagctgcatttctaTCATTGAACCATAAACCCTATCATTGACAATGATTAGAGATTATCATCACCTCACTTCCATTGTTATATGTCACAAAAAAACCAAGTTCTTGGGGTCGTAACAGAGGAGCCTTTGAATCAATGTTAATCTGCAGAAAAATAAATCAGTTTGCAAGTCTAGCAAAAGTTCTTCTACCTCAACCAAATGATATGCTAGCATGTGCAAATTGTATTTGTCCCAAATCAAATGACATTAGAACATGAGAGAATACTCACCAGTAATGGATTACCAAAATCATTGAAACGATATGCAGCTTCCAATGgttttaattagtttttcaatGTACAATTTCTTCAAGCCATTAGTTATAGATGTAACTGCATTGAGAGGTATCTGAAGAGGAAATTTTCAAAGGAGACAAACAAAAAGAGTCAGGCAATATGGAACAGTGAAGACGTCTCTTTACATACATGTAAGAACAAGTGGATCTAATACAGTAGAAGAAATTTTATTAAGAAACAGAACAAAACCTAAAAGCAATTTTACCCAAGACTGGGGGCAAGAATAAGGTACAATAGCCATAAAATAGAATAAAGGGAAGGATACACATATACTCACTTTCTTCACTAAACCAAAAACTATGCATCATAAGCTATTGACTACCAAGCTATTAACGATTCAGTTAATAAACTTTAACTCATCAACTTTCTTAAAAATCAATTTTGCTAATAGGGAAAGCAAATTTCATCTAGTTAATGCACATATAATCAAGAATATCAGAAAACACGAATCAACGCTTATTAGTCAAACAAAAGAAGCAAGCATGGAATAGTAATTTGATTCTTACCCTCATGTATGCAGCAACATGGCCACCATAGATATACTTGCGATGTACCTCAGCATCAAGCTGCTTGTTGTCCTTGGAGAAACCAGTAAACCTCTTATTACTGTGTGGAATATCCAAACCACCATCCAAAGATCCTTGTAATCAATATTAAAGCCTAGATgataaaagaacaaaacaaatagGTGCAAACTCCATTGAATTGACCTCAGTCTCACATAATTAGATACCACAGGGCTCTAaggcaaatgcatatatgtacACCACAGTTTTGGCATACATATGGATATTACTACAATATTTGAACATATTGAGACACACACACGGATTGAAGAACAGAATAACTAGTGAAAAATATGTACTAAAAGAACAACAATTTAAAACATGACAAAAATTTGTACTTGAATCCAATGGTCACCACCGACAGCTGATGGGGCTCCAGATTGATTTCCTCTCATTTTTGCAGTTCCAGCACCAGCGGGGGATGCATTCCACAAGTCCATTCCCATATTCAGACTAGTTGTAGGCAGAGAAACTACAGGCTTCCCAGGCACTAAAGCTGTGTTATTTTGTGCATTTGCTCCTGAAAAATGTGAGAAAACCATTTTACCAAAATTAATGCAAGTACCATTTACCAATGTCTACGCTTACAATATAGCCTAAAAAGAAGTGTATGTTGAACACGATCACTATAGcagaccaaaataaataaataaaagcacaAAATTATAGTACCATCTGCAAGCATCTTGTCAAAGCTTCCCTTCTTGTTTGCACCATACTCCTAATGATATAACAACCATGTTTCATTAGAAGAAAATCATGCCAACAGTTATTTCTCAGGCCAGGTTAAAGTCTAAAATCCAAAGCACAATATATTCTGAGCCAACTGCTATTTGCAGATAAGTTGCAAAAGCTACTAGAAATTTACTAGCCATTGAAGAAAGGTAGAAGAACTCGAGAACATCTTGGAGTATTAGCTGCAGGGCATACACATACCTGGTGGTTACCATTCTCCTTGCTTCCATCTGATGAACCCTCGCTGCAACTTTCAGCACTGTTAACGAGAAAGTTTACAGTCAGACTGGGTACAGCATCAATAAACTATCTTTAACCAATGTAAAATGGTAAAGACTCAAGAGCAATCTGAAGCTTGTAAAAAGGTATAATACTATGCAAAGACCACTGACCTTTGTGAAGCTCCATCATTTCCAGAACCAGAAGTTGCTTTTCCACTCATCAACTAACAATCCATTTTGCTAACAGATAAACATGCATTTAACTCAGCTAGAATTAGAAGAAAAACATGTCGATGCATCCGAAACCTTCTCCGAAATACAACTTCTTCATGAACAGGATTTTCAGCAAGATAATCATTGTAGAGTGTTTC
It encodes:
- the LOC112202868 gene encoding TMV resistance protein N — protein: MALSTHRASSSLAWAEPPPRWNYDIFLSFRGEDTRTGFVSHLYHELQYRQVFKTFKDDRVLELGDIISLELLRAIEQSHLAIVVLSPNYASSTWCLDELSKIIESMETESKRKRILPVFFNVEPSDVRNQTKSFDEAFAKHEAKFGKDSEKVKKWRAALREVAGLTGCDLKDKSESKLIEVIVKSVREKVLPTITLSDSGEKLVGIEFRLRQMGLLLAPEEKDVRFIGIWGMGGVGKTTLAELVYKRFAHDFDVAEFLDVRNNHGQLVNLQKQILFPVLKENVSQVWDVRRGKNFIRQCMSNKKVLLVVDDVDSCCDLLEKVAGDESWFGDASRIIVTTRDKRVLVENDIKLSVGLVGLNVHDALELFTHSAFKKDQPEEGFSELSKCFIDYAEGLPLALIILGKSLYKRDLETWRSALEILKRIPNRTILDSLKLSYDALDDLQQKIFLDIAFFYKGMEEGRVNQMLEYCNGFNCLFVTEVLIEKSLITIELRPDFIEMQYADRVGMHGWGHYKVEMHGLVQEMARRIVREESEEPGLRSRLCNRDDIFDVFTRNTGTDAIRGIRLCLPSLEEAGSSWNIESFSRMPKLMFLEFDNLIIGSDPKFLPNSLRILIWNWYPSESLPASFRPNSLGELKMQRSNLVRLWDERQDLPNLKCMDLSESKNLKETPDFTGIPNLEELNLTNCDSLVEVHPSIAVNKKLKRLILEQCKNVNSLPSKIEMDSLEVLNLAYCSKVKIPEFGEGMKNLSILLAPGTATEELTSSIEHLVGLTRLNISDSKSLQSLPGTAIFKLKSLEELCMGKCPKIVENTGETGCLKLRMSKGLFKRESPERACLALPCPRALPSLRWLDLHDCNLCRGVIPNDIVYCLPSLEGLNLAGNNFVSLPASIKCLSKLRFINLSRCKWLKQLPDLPSNERLAVWADNCDSLKMLSEPLQRVRFPKLQRFCLITVNCFGCQSGFNSEIFSMLRRLAAEGIPRYCFDDYTNLSFRSKICKWFDI
- the LOC112163959 gene encoding bZIP transcription factor 1-D-like, which encodes MSGKATSGSGNDGASQSAESCSEGSSDGSKENGNHQEYGANKKGSFDKMLADGANAQNNTALVPGKPVVSLPTTSLNMGMDLWNASPAGAGTAKMRGNQSGAPSAVGGDHWIQDNKQLDAEVHRKYIYGGHVAAYMRIPLNAVTSITNGLKKLYIEKLIKTIGSCISFQ